In a genomic window of Gloeocapsopsis dulcis:
- a CDS encoding YqiA/YcfP family alpha/beta fold hydrolase — MPPLAFTPRPLKNSLPSVKKLQFIYLHGFASSPQSAKAIYLRDRFAAVHHTLQIPDLNQGDFTQLTLTRQLQQISAQLPADEPVTLIGSSFGGLTAAWLAEQHPQVQQLVLLAPAFAFLSHWLPQLGTEKIQQWQQQRYLMVYHYGEKRSLPLSYEFARDVPQYNDDHLLRPVPTLIIHGIHDEVIPIQVSRDFAKKRSWVQLIEVDSDHALSNVMPETWQAIQTFCQLQ; from the coding sequence ATGCCACCGTTGGCATTCACCCCTCGACCGCTGAAGAATTCGTTACCCTCCGTTAAGAAGTTGCAATTCATTTATCTCCACGGCTTTGCGTCGAGTCCCCAATCCGCCAAAGCGATCTATCTCCGCGATCGCTTTGCAGCGGTACACCATACATTGCAAATTCCTGATTTAAACCAAGGTGATTTTACACAACTAACACTCACGCGCCAATTACAGCAAATATCAGCACAACTACCGGCCGATGAACCTGTCACCTTAATTGGTTCAAGTTTTGGTGGTTTAACCGCTGCTTGGTTGGCTGAACAACATCCGCAAGTCCAACAGTTAGTTCTACTCGCCCCAGCTTTTGCTTTTCTTTCGCACTGGTTACCACAATTAGGAACTGAAAAAATCCAACAATGGCAACAACAACGGTATTTAATGGTTTATCATTACGGCGAAAAGCGATCGCTACCTTTAAGTTACGAGTTCGCCCGTGACGTGCCGCAATACAATGACGATCATCTGTTACGCCCCGTTCCCACCTTAATTATTCACGGAATTCACGATGAAGTTATTCCGATTCAAGTCAGCCGCGATTTTGCCAAAAAACGTTCTTGGGTACAATTGATCGAAGTTGATAGCGATCATGCTTTAAGCAACGTTATGCCAGAAACCTGGCAAGCTATTCAAACTTTCTGTCAACTACAATAA
- a CDS encoding histidinol-phosphate transaminase: protein MLPFIRSDLAQLTAYTPHPNSTDGKPIESVIDRLDTNESPFDLPSELKQKLALVYQETIETNRYPDGGHATLKEAIAEYVNESANLTQGAIAPNQISVGNGSDELIRSLLIATCLRGEGSILVANPTFSMYGILAQTLGIPVVTVGRTSEFEIDSVAAQTAIETTRTPPIRVVFVVHPNSPTGNALTTAEIAWLRSLPQDILVVIDEAYFEFSQTSVVGELSQKPNWVVLRTFSKAFRLAALRVGYAIASPEITTVLEKVRLPYNLPSFSQAAAILALQQRHLLLQLIALICEERTKLTQALTQYSVLKVNESAANFIYIQTSHQAQHSELLPKLAQQLRCSGTIIRSLNGGLRITVGSPAENLRTLERLQVAFVKWNER, encoded by the coding sequence ATGCTGCCATTCATCCGATCAGATTTAGCTCAACTTACCGCGTATACACCCCATCCGAACAGTACCGACGGTAAACCGATTGAGTCAGTCATTGATCGGTTAGATACAAATGAAAGTCCGTTTGACTTACCAAGTGAGTTAAAGCAAAAGCTAGCTTTGGTTTATCAAGAAACTATCGAGACAAATCGCTATCCTGATGGCGGACACGCAACCCTAAAAGAGGCGATCGCCGAATATGTCAATGAATCTGCAAATTTAACACAAGGCGCAATCGCACCCAATCAAATTTCTGTTGGTAATGGTTCTGACGAACTCATTCGCTCATTATTAATCGCAACTTGTCTTCGCGGCGAAGGTTCCATTTTAGTTGCCAATCCTACATTCTCGATGTATGGCATTTTGGCACAAACGTTAGGAATTCCCGTAGTCACTGTTGGGCGCACTTCAGAATTTGAAATTGATTCGGTTGCAGCCCAAACAGCAATTGAAACAACACGCACTCCACCAATTCGTGTTGTGTTTGTCGTCCATCCTAATTCGCCCACAGGCAATGCTTTAACAACGGCTGAGATTGCGTGGCTGCGCAGTTTACCCCAAGATATATTAGTTGTCATTGATGAAGCGTATTTTGAGTTTAGTCAAACATCAGTTGTCGGTGAGTTATCACAAAAACCTAATTGGGTAGTGTTGCGAACATTTTCTAAGGCTTTTCGCCTTGCAGCTTTACGTGTCGGATATGCGATCGCTTCTCCAGAAATCACTACAGTTCTCGAAAAAGTTCGCTTACCCTATAACCTTCCAAGTTTCTCCCAAGCTGCTGCAATTCTCGCTTTACAACAACGTCATTTATTACTGCAACTCATTGCGCTAATTTGTGAAGAACGTACCAAATTAACTCAAGCATTAACTCAGTATTCCGTCCTTAAAGTTAATGAAAGCGCTGCAAATTTTATCTACATTCAAACTAGTCATCAAGCACAACACAGTGAATTACTGCCTAAGTTAGCTCAACAACTGCGATGTAGTGGTACGATCATTCGTTCGCTCAACGGTGGATTGCGTATTACTGTTGGTAGCCCTGCAGAAAATTTACGTACCTTGGAGAGGTTACAGGTTGCTTTCGTGAAATGGAACGAGAGATAA
- a CDS encoding GNAT family N-acetyltransferase, with translation MSFSTNLQLPANFTSDQNYQFEIRAAQIEDVPGLTEILADSFHSQEGLLGWAYPFLKLGIYEDLRNRLRTTTQHHICLIAADCTAKLAMKDSKNSDRLAAIVELSLRSKNPFTSERVLYISNLAVCRNYRRHGVAQELLLKCEQIALSWGFQDLYLHVLENNYQAHQLYRKLGYQRHQVDFSWGTWLLGRPRQILLHKNLAAK, from the coding sequence TTGTCTTTCTCAACTAACTTGCAGCTACCAGCAAATTTTACCTCCGATCAGAACTACCAATTTGAAATTCGTGCGGCGCAAATTGAAGATGTCCCTGGTTTGACCGAGATTCTTGCCGATAGTTTTCACTCGCAAGAAGGCTTACTAGGTTGGGCTTATCCTTTTTTAAAGCTGGGGATTTACGAGGATCTGCGCAATCGACTGCGAACAACGACACAACATCATATTTGCTTAATTGCTGCCGATTGTACTGCTAAATTAGCAATGAAGGATTCTAAAAACAGCGATCGCTTAGCTGCAATTGTCGAGTTGTCACTACGTTCCAAAAATCCTTTCACCAGCGAACGGGTTCTCTATATCTCAAATTTAGCGGTTTGCCGTAACTATCGTCGCCATGGAGTCGCACAGGAGTTGCTCTTGAAATGCGAACAAATTGCCCTATCATGGGGCTTTCAAGATCTCTATCTTCACGTCCTGGAAAATAACTATCAAGCACATCAACTGTATCGTAAGCTGGGGTACCAACGGCATCAAGTTGACTTTAGCTGGGGCACTTGGCTACTAGGACGACCACGCCAGATCTTGCTACACAAAAACCTAGCAGCTAAGTAA
- a CDS encoding ABC transporter permease: MSRIKALQYYILARLLLAPLMIWTIVTVVFFLLRVLPWLLQSTIGDPVDAVLGNRAPESVKEEYRQRLGLADPLWVQYLRYLGSLLRFDLGSSLTSQGEAVWDTIGRHFPATVELAVCSMAIALLIGITVGMLAASRPNSWLDVGGRLFGIITYALPMFWMGMLMQLLFAVQLGWFPIGDRFPASLFPPPGPTGLYTIDSLLAGDLHSFFTAIYYLFLPSLTLGLLLSGIFERIVRVNLKQTLRSDYVEAARARGIPERRILVSHALKNAMIPVITILGLTFASLLGGAILTEVTFSWPGLANRLYDAISLRDYPTVQGILVFFAVLVVIASIAIDILNAYIDPRIRY, encoded by the coding sequence ATGTCTCGCATCAAAGCACTTCAATATTACATTCTGGCACGGTTGCTCCTGGCACCACTCATGATCTGGACGATTGTGACAGTGGTGTTTTTTCTGCTGCGCGTACTTCCCTGGTTACTTCAATCTACTATTGGCGATCCCGTTGATGCAGTCTTAGGAAATCGCGCCCCTGAGAGTGTTAAGGAAGAATATCGCCAGCGCTTAGGATTAGCTGATCCATTGTGGGTGCAGTACTTGCGTTATCTTGGCAGTTTACTTCGCTTTGATTTGGGTTCCTCATTAACGAGTCAAGGCGAAGCTGTCTGGGATACGATTGGACGACATTTTCCGGCGACAGTGGAACTTGCAGTGTGTAGCATGGCGATCGCCTTGTTAATTGGAATCACGGTAGGGATGCTAGCGGCGTCCCGCCCTAATTCTTGGCTTGATGTTGGTGGACGCTTGTTTGGAATTATTACTTATGCCCTACCAATGTTTTGGATGGGAATGTTGATGCAATTGCTGTTTGCGGTACAGTTAGGCTGGTTTCCGATTGGCGATCGCTTTCCTGCATCTTTGTTTCCTCCTCCAGGTCCTACAGGGCTGTATACAATAGATAGCCTGCTTGCTGGAGATTTGCATAGTTTCTTCACGGCGATTTACTATCTTTTCCTGCCAAGTTTGACACTGGGTTTACTGTTAAGCGGTATTTTTGAGCGAATTGTGCGCGTCAATCTTAAGCAAACACTGCGTTCCGACTATGTGGAAGCCGCACGTGCCAGGGGAATTCCTGAACGGCGAATCTTGGTATCTCATGCGCTGAAAAATGCCATGATTCCAGTCATTACAATTTTGGGACTGACATTTGCGTCTTTACTTGGTGGGGCAATTTTAACCGAAGTCACATTTTCTTGGCCAGGACTTGCTAATCGACTTTACGATGCTATTTCGCTGCGAGATTATCCTACAGTGCAAGGTATACTCGTCTTTTTTGCCGTATTGGTAGTCATTGCGAGTATTGCGATCGACATTTTGAATGCTTACATTGATCCGCGAATTCGATATTGA
- a CDS encoding ABC transporter substrate-binding protein has product MNWLVSRKRLWSLGKFIGLSLLCCILVVSCNNPQSRTGSSTVNTTSAGNSARLVVGTTLRPRTLDPADNYELAGSNIMTSLSDRLYTYATGTGELEPQLATALPQVSADGLTYTIPVRQGVVFHDGTAFNAEAMAFSLNRFIQNGGKPASLLSDVVDSVQASGEYELTIRLKNAFAAFPSLLAFSGMCAVSPQAYEIGTGKFKPREFVGTGPYRLVQFTPNLIRMDVFDEYWGEKPANQGIDFQILSSSANLFNSFRTGQVDIAYQTFDPEQVQSLKQQAESQGWQALEEQSNVVTHLGLNAKQQPLDNPIVRQAIAAMIDRPLITKRVYQEQAEPLYSMIPNTFDSYQPVFQSSYGDGNVDQAKALLAQAGFTRENPLTLEIAYPAYSLTREQVASTLQEYGSQRLDGVVQIQTKAEEGATFFANIPKGIYQAVLLDWYPDFGDPDNYIHPFLSCTEGSATGCEQGASQSQGLFYYSDRMNQLIEQQRQEQNPQTRQQLFVQIQELIAQDVPAIPLVQNKDYAFGQQTVQGLQVDPILKLPLWDIEKGASS; this is encoded by the coding sequence ATGAATTGGTTGGTATCTCGCAAACGCTTGTGGTCATTGGGAAAATTTATTGGGTTGTCGCTGTTGTGTTGCATCCTGGTTGTGAGTTGTAACAATCCGCAGTCAAGAACAGGTTCTTCAACAGTTAATACAACAAGCGCTGGCAATAGCGCCCGCTTAGTTGTCGGTACAACCCTAAGACCACGTACCCTCGACCCAGCAGATAATTACGAACTTGCAGGTTCTAATATTATGACGAGCTTGAGCGATCGCCTGTATACTTATGCGACTGGTACGGGCGAATTAGAACCTCAACTCGCAACAGCTTTACCACAAGTTAGTGCAGATGGATTAACATACACGATTCCTGTGCGTCAAGGAGTTGTATTCCACGACGGTACTGCGTTTAATGCCGAAGCAATGGCATTTTCCCTGAATCGTTTTATTCAAAACGGTGGAAAACCAGCATCTTTGTTATCAGATGTCGTCGATTCGGTACAAGCATCTGGAGAATACGAACTCACAATTCGACTCAAAAATGCTTTTGCCGCGTTTCCTTCTTTACTAGCTTTTTCGGGAATGTGTGCTGTATCACCGCAAGCCTACGAAATTGGCACAGGAAAATTTAAGCCGCGAGAATTTGTAGGAACAGGTCCCTATCGATTAGTACAGTTCACGCCAAACTTGATTCGGATGGATGTATTTGATGAATACTGGGGTGAAAAACCGGCAAATCAAGGTATTGACTTCCAGATTTTATCGAGTTCTGCCAACTTATTTAATTCCTTCCGTACAGGTCAAGTTGATATTGCTTATCAAACCTTCGATCCAGAACAAGTACAGAGTTTGAAACAGCAAGCCGAGTCTCAAGGTTGGCAAGCATTAGAAGAACAAAGCAACGTAGTTACCCATCTGGGACTTAATGCTAAACAGCAGCCTTTAGATAACCCAATAGTCAGACAAGCGATCGCCGCGATGATTGATCGCCCACTGATTACAAAGCGGGTTTATCAAGAGCAAGCAGAACCACTCTATAGCATGATTCCTAATACATTCGATAGTTATCAACCAGTTTTTCAATCAAGCTACGGTGACGGTAATGTTGACCAAGCAAAAGCACTGTTAGCCCAAGCAGGATTTACGAGAGAAAATCCCTTAACTTTAGAGATTGCTTATCCGGCATACTCACTGACACGCGAACAAGTAGCAAGTACGCTGCAAGAGTATGGTTCACAGCGACTTGATGGTGTTGTGCAGATTCAAACGAAAGCCGAAGAAGGAGCGACATTTTTCGCTAATATCCCTAAAGGAATTTATCAAGCTGTTTTACTCGACTGGTATCCTGATTTCGGCGATCCTGACAACTATATTCACCCGTTTTTAAGTTGTACCGAAGGAAGTGCGACAGGTTGCGAACAAGGCGCAAGTCAAAGCCAAGGGTTGTTTTATTACAGCGATCGCATGAATCAACTGATCGAACAACAACGCCAAGAACAGAATCCCCAAACTCGTCAGCAACTATTTGTCCAAATTCAAGAGTTGATTGCCCAAGATGTCCCCGCAATTCCCTTAGTTCAAAACAAAGATTATGCTTTCGGTCAACAAACTGTTCAAGGCTTACAAGTAGACCCAATCCTCAAACTCCCCTTATGGGATATCGAAAAAGGAGCAAGTAGTTAG
- a CDS encoding sulfate/molybdate ABC transporter ATP-binding protein has product MGIVVENVSKQFGSFRAVDEVSLEIKSGSLVALLGPSGSGKSTLLRLIAGLELPNNGKIWLTGQDATYQSVQERNIGFVFQHYALFKHMSVRQNIAFALQIRKTPKAKIKARVDELLELVQLSALGNRYPSQLSGGQRQRVALARALAVQPQVLLLDEPFGALDAKVRKDLRAWLRKLHDEVHVTTVFVTHDQEEAMEVADEIVVMNKGRVEQIGTPAQIYDHPATAFVMSFIGPVNVLPSTSNIFQGNGFESTHPEMFLRPQDVIVQREQNGTTVSARVSRIIHLGWEIQAELTLDDGQVVTAHLSRDRFDELQLQPQEKVYVKPKDARSFPLYYSI; this is encoded by the coding sequence GTGGGTATTGTAGTTGAAAACGTATCGAAGCAGTTTGGTAGTTTTAGAGCTGTTGACGAAGTAAGTTTAGAAATTAAATCGGGTTCGTTAGTAGCATTACTAGGACCATCCGGTTCAGGTAAGTCTACGTTATTGCGGTTGATTGCAGGTTTAGAGTTACCCAACAATGGCAAAATTTGGCTGACAGGCCAGGATGCGACCTATCAAAGTGTGCAAGAACGCAATATTGGGTTTGTATTTCAGCACTATGCTTTGTTCAAGCACATGAGTGTGCGCCAAAATATTGCTTTTGCCTTACAGATTCGTAAAACACCTAAAGCCAAAATTAAAGCACGGGTAGACGAATTACTTGAATTAGTGCAACTCAGTGCTTTAGGAAATCGCTATCCCTCGCAACTTTCTGGCGGTCAAAGACAACGAGTTGCTTTAGCAAGGGCGTTAGCAGTGCAACCGCAGGTACTTCTGCTAGATGAACCCTTCGGCGCACTCGATGCCAAAGTTCGTAAAGATTTGCGGGCTTGGTTGCGGAAACTGCATGACGAAGTTCACGTCACAACTGTATTTGTAACGCACGACCAAGAAGAAGCAATGGAAGTGGCGGACGAAATCGTAGTAATGAACAAAGGTCGCGTAGAACAAATCGGTACACCAGCACAGATATATGACCATCCAGCGACTGCGTTTGTGATGAGCTTTATTGGTCCAGTGAATGTGCTACCAAGTACATCGAATATTTTTCAAGGTAATGGGTTCGAGTCTACGCATCCAGAGATGTTTTTACGTCCGCAGGATGTGATTGTACAACGCGAACAAAATGGAACTACAGTATCCGCAAGAGTCAGCCGGATTATTCACCTTGGATGGGAGATTCAAGCTGAATTAACGTTAGATGATGGACAGGTAGTGACAGCACACCTCAGTCGCGATCGCTTTGATGAATTGCAACTCCAACCGCAAGAAAAAGTTTACGTTAAACCCAAAGATGCTAGGTCGTTTCCGCTATACTATTCAATTTAG
- the chlP gene encoding geranylgeranyl reductase — MTLRVAVVGSGPAGSSAAETLAKAGIETYLFERKLDNAKPCGGAIPLCMVSEFDLPPQIIDRQVRKMKMISPSNREVDINLDNEDEYIGMCRREVLDGFLRDRAAKLGATLINATVHKLDIPQNNTDPYTIRYVDHSEGGAQGIAKSLKVDAIIGADGANSRIAKEIDAGDYNYAIAFQERIRLPEAQMAYYNDLAEMYVGNDVSTDFYAWVFPKYDHVAVGTGTMQVNKASIKQLQAGIRARAARKLVGGQIIKVEAHPIPEHPRPRRVVGRVALVGDAAGYVTKSSGEGIYFAAKSGRMCAETLVEVSQGGTKIPTENELKVYLKRWDRKYGITYKVLDLLQTVFYRSDATREAFVEMCADRDVQRLTFDSYLYKTVVPANPFTQMKITAKTLGSLIRGNALAP; from the coding sequence TTGACACTACGGGTTGCTGTTGTAGGCTCAGGCCCAGCTGGTTCTTCAGCCGCCGAAACCTTGGCAAAAGCTGGAATTGAAACATATTTGTTTGAACGCAAGCTAGACAATGCCAAACCATGTGGCGGAGCAATTCCGCTGTGTATGGTGAGTGAGTTCGATCTACCGCCGCAGATTATTGACCGTCAGGTGCGGAAGATGAAGATGATTTCCCCCTCAAATCGCGAGGTGGATATCAATCTAGACAATGAAGACGAATACATTGGCATGTGCCGTCGCGAAGTTCTCGATGGTTTTTTACGCGATCGCGCGGCAAAATTAGGCGCAACTTTAATCAATGCGACGGTTCATAAACTCGATATTCCGCAAAATAATACAGACCCTTATACGATTCGCTACGTAGATCACTCAGAAGGTGGCGCGCAAGGAATCGCTAAATCCTTAAAAGTTGATGCCATTATTGGTGCTGATGGGGCAAACTCCCGTATCGCTAAGGAGATTGATGCTGGAGATTATAACTATGCGATCGCTTTTCAAGAGCGAATTCGCTTACCTGAAGCGCAAATGGCGTACTACAATGACCTCGCGGAAATGTATGTCGGTAACGACGTTTCTACTGATTTCTACGCTTGGGTGTTCCCGAAATATGACCACGTTGCTGTCGGTACAGGCACAATGCAGGTTAACAAAGCTAGCATTAAACAATTGCAAGCAGGTATTCGGGCGCGGGCAGCAAGAAAACTTGTCGGCGGTCAAATCATTAAAGTAGAAGCCCATCCAATTCCGGAACATCCTCGCCCTCGGCGTGTTGTTGGTCGCGTAGCGCTTGTCGGCGATGCCGCAGGTTACGTCACGAAGTCTTCTGGTGAAGGGATTTACTTTGCCGCAAAATCAGGTCGGATGTGCGCTGAAACTCTTGTTGAGGTTTCCCAAGGTGGAACTAAGATTCCAACAGAGAATGAACTGAAAGTTTACCTCAAGCGTTGGGATAGAAAATATGGCATAACCTACAAAGTCTTGGATCTGCTCCAAACTGTCTTTTACCGCAGTGATGCAACTCGCGAAGCTTTTGTAGAGATGTGTGCAGATCGGGATGTACAACGACTGACTTTTGATAGCTATCTTTACAAAACAGTTGTACCAGCAAACCCATTTACCCAAATGAAGATCACGGCTAAAACTCTTGGTAGCTTAATTCGTGGTAATGCACTTGCTCCTTAA
- a CDS encoding response regulator transcription factor, with protein sequence MPRILVIDDDPAISELVAVNLEMAGYDVSQAEDGIKGQALAIQLQPDLIMLDLMLPRVDGFTVCQRLRRDERTAEIPVVMLTALSQTQDKVEGFNAGADDYLTKPFEIEEMLARVRALLRRTDRIPQAAKHSEILNYSALTLVPERFEVIWFGETVKLTHLEFELLHCLLQRHGQTVSPSDILKEVWGYDPDDDIETIRVHIRHLRTKLEPDPRHPRYIKTVYGAGYCLELPGEEQGSDSSGIPTSAIIPEKAPN encoded by the coding sequence ATGCCTCGGATACTCGTTATAGATGATGACCCTGCAATCTCTGAGTTAGTTGCGGTTAATCTCGAAATGGCTGGATATGACGTTAGCCAAGCCGAAGATGGCATCAAGGGACAAGCGCTAGCTATTCAGCTACAACCAGATTTGATTATGCTCGATCTCATGCTACCCAGGGTTGATGGCTTTACTGTTTGCCAGCGGTTGCGTCGCGATGAGCGTACAGCAGAGATTCCCGTAGTGATGCTGACAGCGTTGAGCCAAACTCAAGACAAAGTAGAAGGATTTAATGCTGGTGCAGATGATTACCTAACAAAGCCCTTTGAAATCGAAGAAATGCTAGCCCGCGTGCGTGCGTTGTTGCGACGTACAGATCGCATTCCGCAAGCAGCAAAGCACAGCGAGATTCTTAACTATAGTGCTCTAACATTAGTACCAGAAAGATTTGAGGTAATTTGGTTTGGCGAAACGGTTAAACTAACTCATTTAGAATTTGAATTACTTCATTGTTTATTGCAACGTCACGGACAAACAGTTTCTCCCAGCGATATCCTTAAAGAAGTATGGGGTTACGATCCTGATGACGATATTGAAACGATCCGCGTGCATATTCGCCATTTGCGTACCAAGTTAGAACCAGATCCCCGTCATCCTCGTTATATCAAAACAGTGTACGGTGCAGGTTATTGCTTAGAACTTCCAGGTGAAGAGCAAGGTAGTGATAGTAGTGGTATACCTACGAGTGCCATAATTCCAGAAAAAGCTCCCAACTAA
- a CDS encoding YheT family hydrolase encodes MTLYTALWASRHWEDTIDPEPPYREKIFTGAQGVPIFGWVAIPKNARGTIVGTYGITGSLENQWFLRLLGRKAFAQGYAVVLFDWRAHGKTALLSPTLTSDGLYEGEDFVQIAAQAKAMGCPAKFWFTGFSLGGQLALWAVKAVNERSEVRDRRSGKMPRSADSIQEEQSLTCLTFEDIGGAAVICPSLDSNRSLSYLVKDPLGKYLEQAIAQELKRLAWRVYEAHPDAIDSAAIERANSIWGFDNELVIERLGFPSVEAYYEASSGLKILPSLNKPTLIIYAADDPMFDPAIVPDLKTACDRNSDIDLILTPRGGHVGYFSSKKCQAQAGDPDPWWAWNRVLEWCQIRG; translated from the coding sequence ATGACGCTTTACACAGCATTATGGGCTAGTCGTCATTGGGAAGATACGATTGATCCAGAGCCACCATACCGAGAGAAAATTTTTACAGGAGCGCAAGGAGTACCGATTTTTGGCTGGGTAGCTATTCCTAAAAATGCGCGAGGCACAATTGTTGGCACATATGGTATTACAGGATCTCTAGAAAATCAATGGTTTCTCAGACTTTTGGGGCGCAAGGCATTTGCTCAAGGTTATGCCGTTGTCTTATTTGATTGGCGCGCGCATGGTAAAACGGCTTTATTGTCGCCAACGTTAACATCTGATGGTTTGTACGAAGGAGAAGATTTCGTTCAAATTGCGGCTCAAGCTAAAGCAATGGGATGTCCTGCTAAATTTTGGTTTACAGGATTTTCTTTAGGTGGACAATTGGCCTTATGGGCGGTAAAAGCAGTCAATGAGAGGTCAGAGGTTAGGGATCGCAGGTCAGGAAAAATGCCCAGATCCGCTGACTCTATTCAAGAAGAACAAAGCCTTACTTGCCTCACTTTTGAAGATATTGGGGGTGCGGCGGTCATTTGTCCGAGTTTAGACTCGAATCGATCGCTCTCATACTTAGTTAAAGATCCATTAGGAAAATATTTAGAGCAAGCGATCGCTCAAGAACTAAAAAGACTCGCTTGGCGGGTTTACGAAGCACATCCAGACGCAATTGATTCTGCCGCGATTGAACGCGCAAATAGTATTTGGGGTTTTGACAACGAACTTGTGATCGAACGCCTGGGTTTTCCCTCCGTAGAGGCGTATTACGAAGCAAGCAGTGGCTTAAAAATCTTACCAAGCTTGAATAAACCAACCTTAATTATCTACGCTGCAGACGATCCGATGTTCGATCCTGCGATTGTGCCAGACTTGAAAACAGCGTGCGATCGCAACTCTGATATAGACTTAATTCTCACACCTCGTGGCGGTCATGTCGGCTATTTTAGTAGCAAGAAATGTCAAGCCCAAGCAGGAGATCCTGATCCGTGGTGGGCGTGGAATCGAGTATTAGAGTGGTGCCAGATCAGGGGATAG
- a CDS encoding YIP1 family protein, whose product MSARKDQWKFRTTLREALTLDAHFYEDAPNTRKTRRVAKTIVIVAAISYALGNAFILLINRVGITAFVFALILNVISVILGYYFWTFTIWKIGDRFKPRHVTYQELLVPIGFAYAPQVFNFLTLIPLIGIPIQLVLAVWSLLAVIVAVRQGLDISNVWAAVICLIGWPLIQLAVGSVQILFTN is encoded by the coding sequence GTGAGTGCCAGGAAAGACCAATGGAAGTTTAGAACAACTTTGAGAGAAGCTTTAACTCTAGATGCTCACTTCTATGAAGATGCTCCTAATACCCGTAAAACTCGCCGAGTAGCTAAAACCATCGTGATTGTGGCAGCAATCTCTTATGCACTAGGTAATGCCTTTATTTTATTAATTAACCGTGTTGGTATTACGGCGTTTGTCTTCGCATTAATACTTAATGTTATTAGTGTAATTCTGGGCTACTATTTCTGGACTTTCACGATTTGGAAAATTGGCGATCGCTTTAAACCACGCCATGTTACGTATCAAGAGCTACTCGTTCCTATTGGTTTTGCTTATGCGCCACAAGTGTTCAACTTCTTAACACTAATTCCTTTGATCGGAATTCCGATTCAGCTAGTGCTAGCTGTCTGGAGTTTGCTTGCTGTTATTGTTGCAGTACGCCAAGGTTTAGATATCAGCAACGTTTGGGCTGCAGTAATTTGCTTAATCGGTTGGCCTTTGATTCAATTAGCAGTAGGTTCGGTACAAATTTTGTTCACAAATTAA